ACTTTCGAGCCCCGGCTGCTGGTGCAGAGCATCGAGCTGCAGAGGCCACGCTTCATCACCTCTGGAGGGTATGGATATAACTCATTATCACTGCTCTCAGGCTGGCTGGCTGCATGTAGCACTCTGAAAAACTGGGACAAGAGCAGCTTTTCTAGCTCTTACCTTAAAATATAGCACTGCAGCAATCTGTTGGTTTTTTATGGAGATTGGTGGAGGCTATACCTTGAAGGGGACAGGATGAAGTTGAGGGTCTTTAAGAATTTGTGACATTGGAGATACAGTCTTCTTTCTGCATTGCAATAATGCTCCAGTTGCTCTTGGATTGATCCATGTTTGTATTATTGGGCTGGGTTTCTTTTAAGATAGGGTATAGCTTTCTGAGCAGTGAAACTTAataattgactttttttttttcttgtttacagCACAAACATTATATATGTGGCAAGTAATCACTTTGTTTGGAGGCTCATTCCAGTGTCTATAGCCACACagatccagcagctcctgcaggacaaACAGTTTGAGTTGGCTTTGCAGTTGGCAGTGAGTACTCAAAAACTTGAGTTTGCAGTGGATAAAATTGTGCAAAAGTACACAAAAGGATGTTTGCCATCTGCTTAACTGTAGTGAGTCCACAAATCAGTCAGTCAGTGTAACCTCCCAACTGTCCACTTTGCACAAGCTGGTAGACTCTTATAACTGCAGTTTTAGTTTTGTGCTGCCTTTATTCCATATTGATCTACTGTGGTGTAGATTTTGAGAAATCATCTTGTATATGAAAGATTATCTCTCTTAGCTGTTTAATTGGTTACCTTCTTGtagaatttgaaataatttgggCTTCAGTCTTCAGACTGCCTGTAAACAGTGTATTTTGGAGTTGTGAGTTTTGTCATGTGACTTTTTTTGTGGTAATATTACTCCTGAAACAATAATTTGTTAGAGATACTGATGCAGTATCTTTAGTTATACTGTTCATACTGTGttagaattttttgttttctggaaacTCCCCTTAATTACATTTTGAATTGCTGACTTGAAAGAAACAATTTGAAAAGGCAAATGAATGAAGAGACATTTGCTGTGAGGGAGCAGGTGTACAGATAACCAGAGGTAGCATTCAGACCTTCCAGGTTATGTCAGTGACACAATAAGCATAGACAGGCACCCTCAGAGtgattctcttttttccttcctgttctcCACAGGATAATGCTCCTTTTAATTCTCTAGGGTGTTTCTCTCTCGTGTATGAGGCCTGAgagtttttaatgtttgttaATTTGTATGTATGCAGGAAATGAAAGATGATTCAGATAGTGAGAAACGACAACAAATTCACCACATAAAGAACCTTTTTGCCTTCAACCTTTTCTGCCAGAAGCGTTTTGATGAATCCATGCAAGTTTTTGCCAAGCTTGGTACAGGTAAATGCTTGGGTTGGCATTGAATCACTTAAATTAGGAAGAATTAAATCAAGTTCACTGGCTATTTTatagtggttttggtttgttttctgttttgttttagtttaaaACAGTGCTATCTTGTGCAGATCAGTCCTCTGTGAACAGCAAATAGCCTTGGCAGCtattgagtttgttttttttggtggagttGGTGGTTAATTacttaataatttaattaactACACAATTAAGTACAATTAAATACTTAACTACACTTAGTAAATTAGTAAATTAAGTCAGGAGTTTGCCCTTTTTACAGAATATATATGTATTCTAGGGCATAGCATGTGCTATGAAGTTGAATGTTTCAGCAACTGTGAAAAGCCTATTTGTAGcttggaataaaaaataaataacatctGTAGCTTTGCAAATTCGTTGGACTCAGATGAGGACCCTTAACCCTTAGTTTACTCAAGATGCTGAAACCAGGAAACTTTCCTGTGCCTTTGGAAGTCAAACTAGTCTGATACTAGGTCATACTAGGGCTATTGGAAGAATGCTTGAAGATTGAACTTTACCATGGAATACTGCTTAAGACTGAGATTCTTTTTACTGGTGACAGAATTCTCGTGTATTTAAACCTAGAACTTTCTTTCATGACATAATTTTTACTTTAGAAAACTACAGTGAAAGACAAGGACTGAAAACTCAAAGTATTTTGAGCTTGAATTAGAGGATAGTAATTTTGAATTTGCTTAAACTCAGTGAAAACGAGTGTGCACTAGTTACAGTTCTATTTACAGAACTATTTAGTTCTTGTTTcaaaaacacagtaatttttttcttaaaacattgCTTGTACCTAGAAATCCTGTCTTACTATCAGAGTGGTTCATGCTAGGATTCTGCAAGAAGAGCAGTAAGATTGTGATAATAGCTTGTCCTTCAAGTGTGCCAAGTGAACAGGTTGGAAGTGCCTGTGCTTGGACTTTGAATATGTTTTACTCTTGCTTCTTTTGCATTGCTATAGcctcttttttttgtaatgaacAAATCTTGATTAGTCTCTAGAACCTCGTGGATGTACAAGTAGACTGCAGACTGCTCTGTTAGAAAGATAAGTTTGCTCTAGGTTTGCAAAAATAATATGAATGGTTACTAATACCAGTTATTTTTTGCATAGATCCCACTCATGTGATGGGTCTGTATCCTGACCTCCTGCCCACAGATTACAGGAAACAGCTACAGTATCCCAACCCCCTGCCAGGGCTttctggggcagagctggagaaggcaCATTTAGCTCTGATAGACTACCTAACTCAAGTGAGTGCTCCTCTACCTGGTTTTAGAGCAGGATTATTCAGTTCTAGCATGCTTTCTTGGTTAACTTTgatgtgcaggcagcagtgcacCTAGTCCAGTTCTGTCATGCCAGCCTTAATGACTGTCTTCATGGCTGGAAAAtatggcagcagctcctgagtgaGCAGGGGAAGTGGAACATGTGAGATACCCCACAGATACGTGGAAAACATCACGTGTGGCTGAACAAAATTTCCTTACGGATTAGATCTTCATACAAGTCCAGTACTTTATTTCTGGTATCCAGCTGAAGAGGAGTTGAGCAGTtcattttttgatttttgttcaATGATTATTATTAAGGGCACTCTGTCCAGGAGATAGGTTGAGGGCATGCAGTAAAAGGTGGAATGGgaattaatgacattttaagTTCCTGccctttttattttgtcataaCTGGAACCTGAATTGTTTGGTTGCCATCCTTAATAGAGTAAAAGGAAGTTTGTCCCTGAAGGAGGATAGGTTTTATGCCTAGTAGTGCAAATCTAAATTGTTTTCCAAATGCTTCAAATGTTTCCTGACTTCTCTAAAACATCTCTTCAGGTTAACAGAATTTCCTTCTTAAAATTTTCTCAAGACTCTGGATATTTtatgaaattataaatatgcaaaacaaaTGTATACACCTGAATATGGTTGCAAAGTTTGTGTTGAATAATTAGTGACAATAAAATTTTTTGGTAAACAATTAAGACAAGTTATTAAATTGGCTTAATTTAGTCTTTGTAGTTGGTGGGTTATATTTGCTGAGGTGAGATGTAGAAATCCATGGCCTTTTCCTGTTAAAATTTCGCTTGATGTCCTGCAGAAAAGAAGTCAGCTAGTGAAGAAGCTAAATGATTCTGATCATCAGTCCAGTACCTCACCCCTCATGGAAGGAACACCCACGATCAAATCCAAAAAGAAGCTGCTACAAATCATTGATACCACCCTGTTAAAGTGTTACCTGCATGTGAGTTTCTGTATGACCTAGAGGCTATGCCATGTGAGCTCTGTTGAAATTTCAGACTGAAACATTTAAGATGGAGGATAAGGAGCTACTTCAGAAATGCTCACACAGCTGTCTTTGATCTAAAAATAACATGTAAAATCTGAGCATTAACTCGTTTCCTCACTGGTCAGGAAGCAGTTTGAGGGAATGAGGCAGATGTGTATGTTTCTGGTTACTGCCTCTGTCAAAGGAAAGTGGCCGTGGCTGTGTATTTTGAAGGTCTGATGAATGCTTTTATTGCCTTATACTGTTAAAAGCAGGAAAGTATGATCTTGGCTGTTACGATATTTTTCAAAGCCTGACCTCTATTGTTGAAGGGGAGtaactttgtgttttctttctgttctcaAAATTATGGAAATTAACATCCTACTTACTGGGAGATGTTAAActataatttcttatttttcttagcCTGTGAGgcttccttcttcccttgcCCCCACTTCCAGCTTGTTTTGTACTGTACACTTAGAAGGTGCACTTCCAAGGAAGTTTTAAGTGCTCCCTGTTTTGCTTGCAGACAAATGTAGCACTGGTGGCACCACTGCTACGTCTGGAGAACAATCACTGTCATATTGAGGAGAGTGAGCATGTACTGAAGAAGGCACACAAATATAGTGAGCTGATAATTCTGTATGAGAAAAAGGGTCTGCATGAGAAAGGTAAGTATGAGGttgggagaggagaaggagtaGAAGCATGTGTTCTTTGTAGTGtgtttggggagcaggcagtgtTCTGAAGAGGCTGTTTAATCACTATGTTGTGATTAAATCTATCTTTGTTCCTGTTACAATTTGGTAATTTCTATTTTGTATgttcaaaacaaaactttgttttgtcttcagtaaggaaaaatgcacttttttgtGGTTCATGTTGGAGCTAGCAGTTGCAAAGGCATTAACTTCTGTTGTTTCGAAAGCATTACAGGTTCTGGTGGATCAGTCAAAGAAAGCCAACTCGCCTTTGAAGGGTCATGAGAGGACAGTGCAATATCTGCAGCATTTGGGTGAGTGTGAAGAGGAGCAGtattttgtgatgtttttattcttgtttgGCTTAGCAGTTATTCTACTGTTTGGCAGCTTTCTGGAGGCTATCAGGCTGAAGGGGTACCCGTGTTACCTTGTTTGGTTTCTTGTATAAAGCAACCTTGAAGTATTAGCTCAATGGATTCAAGTTTTGTTGAAACTTAAATATATTATTGGAAAACATTCcttatttctgattaaaatatcCACTGGGAGAAAATGGGCCAcagtaatttgaattttcttccaGTAATGGTTTAAATTTCTGAGTAAAGTAGAAAATCTTCTTTAGTCGACTGTTTTCTATCAATTTTTGGGCATTTAATGAAATACTTTTAGGTAGTTCTCAAGTAATTACAAATTCCTCCAGCCCTGTAGCTATAGTCTTTTTAAGTCATCAAGTATGTATTACTGATGGGTATTTGATACTTGCCTTGTGTCAGTAGAGTAAGCACTTGTTTATTGCATCAAAGCACATATTGTATGATTAACCATCAACAATGGGCTTTATCAGTGCGCAGAAGAATTATTTGTTTACTGGGATGTAGGTAGCTTTCTGTGTTGCATTATCCTTTTAAAATAGTGTTATGCAGAACCTTTTCCTATTGTAGCTCAGGCTTAAATAAAGGATTTGTTGCCGAGGAAGTTGAGAAATtccctgcctgtgtcctgtgtAAATCCCCATGTAGATGAATGTTATGTGCTGAGGTTGCCAgttgttgtgttttttggtACAGTGTGATGTTTACCTTTTAGTATACTGATCTGTAAGTTTTGGTAGTTATTTAatgagctgctcctctcctcctgaCATTTTCACTGTTTTGAGTAGGCTTTGAGTAGGTTTTAACTTCATGTTGGATTTGCTTGGGATTTCAGCAAAGGCAACTTGGTTGAGTATTTTGGCAGGGAACTATTCTAATGCTGCACTTCTTTATAAGGAGTTAGGCTCTGTGTTTTACATGAAGACTACTTCCATGACTTGTcctgtcttttttaaaaatttctctgtGAGGCTAGCATGCCCTCTATTAACTTCAGAAACTTAATAGAGTTCAGCAAAATTCAGAGCCATAAATTTACTACCATTTACCAAGTCACACTTTTGTTACTGAAACTTTGAGATTAACTCTTCTGGGAACTATTTCAATTGTTTTACTTCACAGTGCATacaatctgcatttttaaaattatttttaaaattctgctaaTATGAAGATGTTGCTTGTGGgatggagaaaaacaaacaataacTGCTTTTTTATAGTGTTGCTCTAAGTTAGTTTCTTGTATAGTTGTGTTCTATTGTTTGGGCAGTGAATGCCTCAGTGATTCTgagcaggagggtgagggaaAAGTCATGTTTTCCTAACATGTTTTATTAGCATTGTGAACCAAATGGTCCAAACTATAGTGCTCTTTTTAAAGGGGCAAGTCGTACATTCAGTTAAAAGCTGAGAAACTGTTACCTGTCATGTGTGCCAGTTTCTTCAGTACTATGATGCTTTACTACTTGTTATAAAGTATTTGATCATTTGCTGTAGAAGTCATTAGACTGACAGACTGGAGGTGGACTGAAGGAAGTTACACAAGTGAGAAGTTCACAGCCTCTCTACCCTAATAAAAAGAAGTTGAAAGGAAAGACTTTTGGAATGCGATTAAGGCAATCAATCTTGGTTTTGGGCTGAATTCTTTACGTTTGGTGACACTTAGTATTTgagttaatttttgtttctgtttgaaataATGTTTGTGAAGCAATGCAAGTGTGGCTTTGGAATGAGTGATTTGCTTGACTTGAGCAACTGGATTCTTCATGTAAATTAAGCTTTGCTGGCTCTGGAAAAACTGCTTGTGTTGTGAATAGATAGATATTTAGGATTTTAACAGtgagcactgctgctttttgtaTTCCAGGCACAGAGAACTTGCACTTGGTATTTTCCTACTCTGTCTGGGTGCTAAGAGATTTTCCTGAAGATGGACTGAAGGTAGGTGTGGTTGAAAGAGATACCTTGTTGTTGACATGCTTAGTGCAATATATGGAAATGGGATAGCTCATTGTAAGAAGCTGATGAATGCTAAATCtaattaaatacataatttgtattttttgtgtttggtaCTGTGCTAATGTTAGTAGGAGATAAAGCAGGTCAATCTCTCGTTTTTCCATTCTTGGAACACCTTATAATAAATAGCTAGAAATCTTTGATACAACATTTCATGTTATTGATGCCACACTTTTGCACAAGAGCCTAATTGAGTATTTCAATGTCAAATTTTGATTTACCTATAAAATTGACTCCCTGTATTTGGGAGCTGTTTGGCTTTGTAAGAGAAGAGTGTTCACTAGGGCAGAAGTGGGGGTGTTTGTTAGTCTTTTCAGATGTGAAATAACTTCTCAGTGCCTGAAACTGCTCAGATGTTTTTTATACTTTTAGTGCTTACTCTTTGGACACATGATGCTATGCTGGATTCAGTGCTTCAGAGACAAATATATTGTggtgctgaaaaaaagaaaatcaccaatctgaataaaattttatttaacagaTATTTACAGAAGACCTCCCTGAAGTGGAAGCTTTGCCACGAGACAAAGTGCTCAGTTTCTtgatagaaaattttaaaagcctgacTATTCCTTACCTGGTAAGAACTCAATCTCTACTAATGCATTTCACCTTCAGTATAAAATGCTACCTGTAAGATTTTAGTTCTCCAGGAATTGGAGTCTGATGCTGTCTCTCAGAATGCTAGCTGTACTGTAAGTTGtgcaaagaaaacataattaaaatgcACTAAAGCATGAAGTCAAGCTTGGTAAAGGCAAGCATGGAACTGTTGCTTATAGAGAATTACTTCCCAGAGGAAGTGTCTACAGCTGAGCCTTAACTTGTATTTACAGGAACACATCATTCATGTCTGGGAAGAAACCGGTGCAGACTTCCACAACTGTCTGATCCAGCTGTACTGCGAGAAAGTGCAGGGCTTAATGAAGGAATATCTCAGTTCTTTCCCTGCAGGTATGTTTAACCTTTTCTGGTGGGAGGACCAAGGGTATGGGAGAGCACAGGGGGGCCTTCATATTCCTTGTTGTAATCCTTCCCTGTTGAGATCCAGCATATGGAACCTAAATGatagagggaaaggaaaacagaaattgtgGGTTTGTAGGGCAGTCTAGTTTATTGGCTCTCAAGAGATCTTAAAGGACCAAGCAATGCTTTGTTCATAATCAAGTGGAAAGGCAGCTACTGCTCCCTGACTTCTGCATATTGAGGGTAGGGAAGGGTTTTGAATAATTTGAGTATTGCTTAACCAGCCATGTGATGTGTTTTTTAGGAGCTGAAGTTAGTTTGGCAGGTGCATGGCAGTCCCAACACATGTAACAGTCCTATCACCATTTAGTTCCTCTTCATAATGATTTGTTTATCTTCTTCTTGTGTACTAGTGTAGTTGTAATAATTTAGCttatgttgttttctttcatatagaTAGAGCTCCAGTGcctgctggggaggaaggaggagactTGGGGGATTACCGGAAAAAGCTGCTTATTTTTTTGGAGAAGTCTAACTGCTATGAACCTAGTCGACTTATTAGTGACTTCCCCTTTGATGGTGAGTTCTGTTTCCACAGGTTAACTAAACCCTAGCTTATTGCACTGTACAGCAAAACTTCCTCttgtatcacagaatcatggtaACTAGAAATAGGGAAGACGATCTGCAGTTGTAGGTCACTGATGTGTATACTAACTCTGTTTTTGCTGGGACAGTTGGGTTTGCCAGTTTCTTCAGGATTCCTGTAACTGTTGACCTAAGACCTTGTGGCATCTCCCAGCTATTTAGCCTAACTTTGTGATGGTCCTGAATCGCTGAATAAATCTGAAGGTTGTTGTTTCTTAAAATGACTTAAGAATTCATAAAAGGCTTCTGAAACTAGTGTGAAATGTAGACTTACAGTGTCAGTGTAATTTATACTGTAGCCTGAGCACAGATCAGTATTTCCTTCTGTTAGTCTGGTCACTAATTTTATCATTTCTCTGTTGTAGCTATTGTTTTAATCCTTCATGCTCTCACTAGGTCTCCTAGAAGAACGTGCTCTGCTCTTGGGTCGAATGGGGAAGCATGAGCAAGCTCTATTTATTTATGTTCATATTTTGAAGGACACCAACATGGCTGAAAAGTAaggatttctttattttatatttttgcatgACTTACTTTACTGACTGCTGTGTGGATAGGATGTGTAGTGAAATGATGCTGTATGTGGAGCATGAACATTGTAAGTCTTCAGGATCTTCTGGGTTTTcacattttattgaaaaaaaaaaagcccgTCTGGATGTCTGTTTACTATAGATGCTACTGTTGTCCCCTTCAAGTTTGCCTTTTCATGCTCTTCTGTCATTGTGCTTTAGAGCAATATCACCATCATCAATGAGTTACTACCTGTCCTTAGTGTGTGATCCTGTGTGCTGTTTTGCTTTCTATGTGTTTTGTGCCAGGGAATCTCCTGAGTGAATCAGAAGTACTCAGGTAAAAACAGAAATACCCAACACTGGCAGGTGTATCTGAACACTGGGGCCTGTTCAACATAGCTacttttaaagctgttttcatCACATACTTGTTGGAGGCATTCAGCCCTGGTATGCAGTGTACACTAATGAACAGCTGCTTTTTGTGATTCAGATATACTAATTAGATATATCTACACATAGGTTTTTATGCTGTGATGTGTTATTTGGAAGtatcttttccccctttttcttaCACAGCTAAATTAAATTTGGCTTCTGCGTTAAAGCTTTTCAAGTTGATTGGAAGTGGGAGACTTGCACAAAACTTTGCTTCTCTCAGCATTGTGATGCAAAGTAAATGGTGTaattctgctgtgttttattgATGAATTGATCTGAATCAGATGTGCAGTCACCTAACTTGGATGACTTCAGTAGTGAGAGCATTTAAATGTTAATTGCAGTAAACTGATTCTTTGGGTCCTAAAATTGTTTCTGTATTTGACTTGATTCTTCTCTGCTGATTCTTCTAGCTACTGCCATAAACATTATGACAGAAACAAAGATGGCAACAAAGATGTAAGTAGCTTCTTGTTCAGTACCTTGTTTGAGACATGAAAATTCTTCTTCTATATAGACTTTTTCAGGGTTTGTGTGGTGTATGAGAACCTATGTATAACCTCTTGGAATTTAGGAATTACTAGATGATcgtggggtgttttttgttgaGAATGTTACTGCATTGATGGCTTTGAGCCTATATTAAGAGCTGTTTAAATGAGCACTTCAGAATTTTGGATGGCATGGGTACAACAAAAGTACCACTGCTGGGTTTTACTAGCACTGCAGTTTTAGAACTTCCCTTTTGTGTTCTACAGGTGTATCTGTCCCTGCTCCGCATGTATCTCTCCCCACCCAGTGTTCATTGCCTGGGACCCATCAAgatggaggtgctggagcctCAAGCCAAtctgcaggctgctctgcaggtttTGGAACTGCACCACAGCAAACTGGATACCACTAAGGTAAGTCAGACCTGTAAGTACTCAGTTTGTGCTGTTGGCAGGAGATTACAGAAGGTACTGGAGTAGGCAAGTGAATGGATTGTGTCAATCTAAGTGTGTCcatttctattttgctttggTCTCTATTActctttaacttttttttactttgctcCAGGCAATAAACCTACTCCCAGCAAATACACAGATTAGTGAGATTCGTATCTTCTTAGAGAAAGTACTTGAAGAAAATGCTCAGAAGAAAAGATTTAATCAAGTGCTCAAGAATCTTCTCCATGCAGAATTTCTGAGGGTAAGCATCCACCACCTGTTATTTATTggaataatgttttaaaatacattaagtATTGAAATTTACCATTTCTTATATGGGATGGGTGTCCTCTAGATGGTGCTGTAATGCAACTGAAATTAAATGGGAACCGTGTAGCTTGAACATCCTTTTTGCAGGAGATGGTGTGTACATTCATTTTAGTTTGGATGAGGTGTTTGTCTTTGCTCATTGTACTGTGGTGTGCACTGCAGAATCATCTCAGACAGCATGGACTGGATTTCTTTCAAATGAAGTGAACCAGAGGAAGCAGTTCAATCGTTCACCTTAACACCCCTTTAGTGGTTGAATGCCTTAGGCTGTGGACCAAGGTGAAAGTGAAGCCCTGCAATTCATATAGCCTGGGTTTTCGGTGTTCAACACCACCTGGTCTGCGCCACAGACATTACCAAGTTGTGCAGCTTCTTCTGTGCTGCACAAGTTGGTAATGTAGACACAACCACTGACAGTTAAATGTTGTGATGGTTTGCGGTTTCATCAGCCCAAGGCGTGGCATTGCTTTTTGAGCAGCTTGGGTTTTTTATCCTTCTTTAGGTCCAGGAGGAGCGGATCTTGCATCAGCAAGTCAAGTGCATTATTACAGAGGAGAAGGTGTGCACTGTTTGTAAAAAGAAGATAGGCAACAGGTGAGAGAGCTGGGTAAACTGAACCAAATGTTATTCTGGTACAGTTAAACTGAGAATGTTGGAAAACTGAATATATGTATAGCCAGAGAGAACAGCAGTATGAGGGAGCCATTTGAAGAGTGTTTGAATTACAAATTACATGCGTTAGCTGGATGattagaaatactttaaaactCTGGTCAGTGAATTTGCTGCAAGAGTTTAATCCTTCTTTCAACAAAGGAATATAAAACCCTTCAGAAACTCCCAAGTCTTACTTCACAACTCTACAAGGCATAAAATCAGTCCTCATAATGAATTTTGAAAACTTTGTAAGAACACCAGTTTTCTAAGAACCTTCTTAAATAGAATTGAGGAAGATGATATAAAGAATTTTAAGCTAAGTAACGTATAGTTTTCTATATCTGATGACTTTATGGCTTCCTGACTGATACATGTTTTGTAGCCTACATGCAATAGGATGTTTAAAAGTAGAACCAATTTGCTTGATTATTTGGATGCCAGTGACCCTAAGATGAACTCAGTTGGTTAGAGCATGGTGCTGATAACACCAAGATCCAACCAGGTCTAACCACTGTACTGGCCATTtacttaagagttggactctTATCCTTGTGGGTCatttccaactcagaatattctgtgaatctgtgaaCTTTTCTTCTACCATTCCTAGTCGCTAATTTTATGTTAATATAGAattcaaattttatttgcacttgggttttttttgtctgtcaACTGGAGGGAAATGCTACATGACttagtaattattttcttctcgATGCAAGCCGTTCTGAGATATCAGTAGCATTAACAATGATAGGGAAAGGTTCTTTccccaaaacattttaataaacatCAGTCTAAATATTGCTACACattaaagtttttgtttttaacattcAGCATGTGGCATCAGCATTGAAATTTACACATGCAATATTGTTTTGGTTGTCTAGAATTTTTCTAGTGCTGGTGAGTTCAGCAAGATTTTGAAGGGCAAGCATGTCCCCGAGTCTTTAACTTGTTACCAGTGACTTCCAAGTAAATTGTGcctacagaaatgaaaacagattttaaaaacctcCAGACAAACCTCTTACAAAATACATAGaattattttgtctgttttttctttaattatgtCCA
This region of Catharus ustulatus isolate bCatUst1 chromosome 6, bCatUst1.pri.v2, whole genome shotgun sequence genomic DNA includes:
- the VPS39 gene encoding vam6/Vps39-like protein isoform X1; this encodes MHDAFEHVPILEKLPLQIDCLAAWEEWLLVGTKQGHLLLYRIKKDVGEVMSSESVCCNRFEVTLEKSNKNFSKKIQQIHVVSQFKILVSLLENNIYVHDLLTFQQITTISKAKGASLFTCDLQQSDTGEEVLRMCVAVRKKLQLYFWKDREFHELQGDFSVPDVPKSMAWCENSICVGFKRDYYLIRVDGKGSIKELFPTGKQLEPLVAPVADGKVAVGQDDLTVVLNEEGVCTQKCALNWTDIPIAMEHQPPYIIAVLPRYVEIRTFEPRLLVQSIELQRPRFITSGGTNIIYVASNHFVWRLIPVSIATQIQQLLQDKQFELALQLAEMKDDSDSEKRQQIHHIKNLFAFNLFCQKRFDESMQVFAKLGTDPTHVMGLYPDLLPTDYRKQLQYPNPLPGLSGAELEKAHLALIDYLTQKRSQLVKKLNDSDHQSSTSPLMEGTPTIKSKKKLLQIIDTTLLKCYLHTNVALVAPLLRLENNHCHIEESEHVLKKAHKYSELIILYEKKGLHEKALQVLVDQSKKANSPLKGHERTVQYLQHLGTENLHLVFSYSVWVLRDFPEDGLKIFTEDLPEVEALPRDKVLSFLIENFKSLTIPYLEHIIHVWEETGADFHNCLIQLYCEKVQGLMKEYLSSFPADRAPVPAGEEGGDLGDYRKKLLIFLEKSNCYEPSRLISDFPFDGLLEERALLLGRMGKHEQALFIYVHILKDTNMAENYCHKHYDRNKDGNKDVYLSLLRMYLSPPSVHCLGPIKMEVLEPQANLQAALQVLELHHSKLDTTKAINLLPANTQISEIRIFLEKVLEENAQKKRFNQVLKNLLHAEFLRVQEERILHQQVKCIITEEKVCTVCKKKIGNSAFARYPNAIVVHYFCSKEVNTLDT
- the VPS39 gene encoding vam6/Vps39-like protein isoform X2 translates to MHDAFEHVPILEKLPLQIDCLAAWEEWLLVGTKQGHLLLYRIKKDVGCNRFEVTLEKSNKNFSKKIQQIHVVSQFKILVSLLENNIYVHDLLTFQQITTISKAKGASLFTCDLQQSDTGEEVLRMCVAVRKKLQLYFWKDREFHELQGDFSVPDVPKSMAWCENSICVGFKRDYYLIRVDGKGSIKELFPTGKQLEPLVAPVADGKVAVGQDDLTVVLNEEGVCTQKCALNWTDIPIAMEHQPPYIIAVLPRYVEIRTFEPRLLVQSIELQRPRFITSGGTNIIYVASNHFVWRLIPVSIATQIQQLLQDKQFELALQLAEMKDDSDSEKRQQIHHIKNLFAFNLFCQKRFDESMQVFAKLGTDPTHVMGLYPDLLPTDYRKQLQYPNPLPGLSGAELEKAHLALIDYLTQKRSQLVKKLNDSDHQSSTSPLMEGTPTIKSKKKLLQIIDTTLLKCYLHTNVALVAPLLRLENNHCHIEESEHVLKKAHKYSELIILYEKKGLHEKALQVLVDQSKKANSPLKGHERTVQYLQHLGTENLHLVFSYSVWVLRDFPEDGLKIFTEDLPEVEALPRDKVLSFLIENFKSLTIPYLEHIIHVWEETGADFHNCLIQLYCEKVQGLMKEYLSSFPADRAPVPAGEEGGDLGDYRKKLLIFLEKSNCYEPSRLISDFPFDGLLEERALLLGRMGKHEQALFIYVHILKDTNMAENYCHKHYDRNKDGNKDVYLSLLRMYLSPPSVHCLGPIKMEVLEPQANLQAALQVLELHHSKLDTTKAINLLPANTQISEIRIFLEKVLEENAQKKRFNQVLKNLLHAEFLRVQEERILHQQVKCIITEEKVCTVCKKKIGNSAFARYPNAIVVHYFCSKEVNTLDT